One Arcobacter arenosus DNA window includes the following coding sequences:
- a CDS encoding DUF5801 repeats-in-toxin domain-containing protein, whose protein sequence is MIKLIIKNPNGLVETKVISENTTFSPTSGQQFYFDNSDGSRQYTFNLKDGESSIELVFTGNGERIVIVLENMADFIKASDGIANEKEKTVLGIMNDEDGLKELNETALNYDFEGDNVISQLKELLADTNNPDPTFLDGIVIDGFGALAEQLDAAAAGGEVGDTGGLTNDPIDPSGQVNSVVGRGRGTTFDPADPNGEVDAAELDSSPLLIIGDAGTVYEVGLLSSSDDSEIYNGNFSIDSPDGISLITIAGVDFTLAELLATNTTSSNPINVGEGEIVITGFTQVSANLYEVNYEYTLLDNVNHEGELDDGDATNNSSNILPSSSIAISVRDNDGDIADAELNLNIVDDTPSADIQYNEENIPTLTTLDEETIGANESTAKASFSTLFDINNVSIGADNDASASSTITYSLAVKNTTTGLTHAGEPISVSVNPNGDIIGTTTSGIEVFKVSVDATSGEVSLTQYEEIDHGTPDNIAGGTDEIIGLANGNVVLYATAVVTDSDEDSATGTANVDISNALQFEDDEPTIKNNQSDLLVKLDESDFDSGIAGQTSATISASAISGLFTYSVGADNSTGNVTEEYSLSVTDGAQTGLYLTGDNTEILLKENNDGSFSGYVAGDTTTNPVFTISINSSTGEVTVTQYQAMEHSDDADVNADLNNDGILDHEDTPLTLDDLIKIKLTITDADKDTVSATSEQSLDIRFLDDGPSADLNDAAVEAAKVTNISLTVDESAGAQANPADNVSANSSEADFSSLFKVVGVGGVTASEVYGTDGAGSISYSLSLTNATGTTVSGVSSGLYALGVNGAKGAEILLSEENGEIVGKVGTTTYFTISNNGSTVTFTQSKNVWHSDTTSDNDTESLVLGQLNNEDVSINLTQTVTDADGDTDTATVALASSDTSVDVGVFNIKDDGPSADLNDAAVEAAKVTNISLTVDESAGAQANPADNVSA, encoded by the coding sequence ATGATTAAGTTAATAATAAAAAATCCAAATGGTCTAGTTGAAACCAAAGTAATTTCAGAGAATACTACTTTTTCTCCTACATCTGGGCAACAGTTTTATTTTGATAATTCAGATGGGAGTAGACAATATACTTTTAACCTAAAAGATGGTGAAAGTTCTATTGAACTTGTCTTTACTGGTAATGGTGAAAGAATTGTTATAGTTCTAGAAAATATGGCAGATTTTATCAAAGCATCTGATGGTATTGCTAATGAAAAAGAAAAAACTGTTCTTGGTATTATGAATGACGAAGATGGACTTAAAGAGCTTAATGAAACAGCCTTAAATTATGACTTTGAAGGTGATAATGTTATTAGCCAATTAAAAGAATTATTAGCTGATACAAACAATCCTGATCCTACTTTCCTTGATGGTATTGTTATTGATGGTTTCGGTGCTTTAGCTGAACAACTAGATGCTGCAGCAGCTGGAGGTGAAGTTGGTGATACAGGAGGTCTAACAAATGACCCTATTGATCCATCTGGACAAGTTAATAGTGTAGTTGGAAGAGGTAGAGGTACTACTTTTGACCCAGCAGATCCAAATGGAGAAGTTGATGCCGCAGAACTTGATAGTTCGCCACTATTGATTATTGGCGATGCAGGGACTGTTTATGAAGTTGGGCTTTTAAGTTCATCTGATGATAGTGAGATTTATAATGGTAATTTTTCAATTGATTCTCCAGATGGGATATCTTTAATAACTATTGCAGGTGTAGATTTTACTTTAGCTGAATTACTTGCAACAAACACTACTTCTTCAAATCCAATTAATGTTGGAGAAGGTGAAATTGTAATTACAGGATTTACTCAAGTAAGTGCAAATTTATATGAAGTTAATTATGAGTACACTTTATTAGATAATGTAAATCATGAAGGTGAATTGGATGATGGTGATGCTACAAACAATAGTTCAAATATTTTACCTTCTTCATCAATAGCTATTTCTGTAAGAGATAATGATGGTGATATTGCTGATGCAGAGTTAAATCTTAATATTGTTGACGACACTCCAAGTGCAGATATTCAGTATAATGAAGAAAATATCCCAACACTAACAACATTGGATGAAGAAACAATTGGAGCTAATGAAAGTACTGCTAAAGCTTCTTTTTCAACTCTTTTTGATATTAATAATGTAAGTATTGGAGCTGATAATGATGCTTCTGCAAGCAGTACTATTACTTATAGTTTAGCAGTTAAAAATACTACTACTGGTTTAACTCATGCTGGTGAACCAATTAGTGTATCAGTAAATCCAAATGGAGATATTATTGGTACAACAACTTCTGGTATTGAAGTATTCAAAGTTAGTGTTGATGCAACTTCTGGTGAAGTTAGTTTAACTCAATATGAAGAGATAGATCATGGTACTCCAGATAATATTGCAGGTGGTACTGATGAGATTATTGGATTAGCTAATGGAAATGTAGTTTTATATGCAACAGCAGTAGTTACTGATAGTGACGAAGATAGTGCAACAGGAACAGCAAATGTTGATATTAGTAATGCTCTTCAATTTGAAGATGATGAACCAACTATAAAAAATAATCAAAGCGATTTATTAGTTAAACTTGATGAATCTGATTTTGATAGTGGTATTGCAGGACAAACAAGTGCAACAATTTCTGCAAGCGCAATATCTGGATTATTTACTTATTCTGTAGGTGCTGATAATAGTACTGGAAATGTAACAGAAGAGTATAGTTTATCAGTAACTGATGGAGCTCAAACAGGATTATATTTAACTGGCGATAATACGGAAATCTTATTAAAAGAAAATAATGATGGATCTTTTTCTGGATATGTTGCAGGTGATACAACTACAAATCCTGTATTTACAATTTCAATTAATAGTTCCACTGGCGAAGTTACAGTTACTCAATACCAAGCAATGGAACATTCTGATGATGCAGATGTAAATGCAGATTTAAATAATGATGGTATTTTAGACCACGAGGATACACCTTTAACCTTAGATGACTTAATTAAAATAAAATTAACAATTACAGATGCAGATAAAGATACAGTTTCTGCAACAAGTGAACAATCTTTAGATATTAGATTTTTAGATGATGGACCAAGTGCAGATTTAAATGATGCAGCAGTAGAAGCCGCAAAAGTTACAAATATATCATTAACAGTAGATGAGAGTGCAGGAGCACAAGCGAATCCAGCAGATAATGTAAGCGCTAACTCATCAGAGGCTGACTTCTCAAGCTTGTTTAAAGTAGTAGGAGTAGGGGGAGTAACAGCCTCAGAAGTATATGGAACAGATGGAGCAGGAAGTATAAGTTACTCACTAAGCTTAACAAATGCAACAGGAACAACAGTATCAGGGGTATCATCAGGATTATATGCATTAGGTGTGAATGGTGCAAAAGGTGCAGAGATTTTATTAAGTGAAGAGAATGGAGAGATAGTTGGTAAAGTAGGGACAACAACATACTTTACAATTAGTAATAACGGATCAACAGTAACATTTACACAAAGTAAGAATGTATGGCATTCAGATACAACAAGTGATAATGATACAGAGAGCCTAGTACTAGGACAACTAAATAATGAAGATGTATCAATAAACTTAACACAAACAGTAACAGATGCAGATGGAGATACAGATACAGCAACAGTAGCATTAGCATCAAGTGATACAAGTGTAGATGTAGGTGTATTTAATATAAAAGATGATGGACCAAGTGCAGATTTAAATGATGCAGCAGTAGAAGCCGCAAAAGTTACAAATATATCATTAACAGTAGATGAGAGTGCAGGAGCACAAGCGAATCCAGCAGATAATGTAAGCGCT
- a CDS encoding sensor histidine kinase, translated as MRQTKLDEFLELEEQNKELEKLINLEVEKNRQKDKIMFQQNKMAAMGEMLNNIAHQWRQPLMEISSLFIPIQAKIDFDLDIDKKELNQTIIKLNEITKYMSNTIDDFKNFFATTKEKEEFKLSSQINASLNILSSSLKNNNIMLDIIVKKNPTVYGYKNEYTQVLINIINNAKDILIQRKIKNPKIIITIDEAEDEVIICVEDNGGGVKVKPIEDIFKPFFTYEKMNGTGIGLFMSKLIIENNMNGRLWVENKKDGALFKIITNK; from the coding sequence ATGAGACAAACAAAACTAGATGAATTCCTTGAATTAGAGGAACAGAATAAAGAACTTGAAAAGCTTATTAATTTGGAGGTTGAAAAAAATCGTCAAAAAGATAAAATAATGTTCCAACAAAACAAAATGGCAGCTATGGGAGAGATGCTAAATAATATTGCACATCAATGGCGACAACCATTAATGGAAATTTCTTCATTATTTATTCCAATACAAGCAAAAATAGATTTTGATTTAGATATTGATAAAAAAGAGTTAAATCAAACAATCATTAAATTAAATGAAATAACTAAATATATGTCAAATACTATTGATGACTTTAAAAACTTTTTTGCTACAACAAAAGAAAAAGAGGAGTTTAAATTATCTTCTCAAATAAACGCTTCTTTAAATATTTTAAGTAGTAGTTTAAAAAATAATAATATCATGTTAGATATTATTGTTAAAAAAAATCCAACAGTTTATGGTTATAAAAATGAATATACGCAAGTTTTAATTAATATTATTAATAATGCAAAAGATATATTAATCCAAAGAAAAATAAAAAATCCAAAGATAATAATAACTATTGACGAAGCAGAAGATGAAGTTATTATCTGTGTTGAAGACAATGGTGGCGGAGTAAAAGTAAAACCCATTGAGGATATATTCAAACCGTTTTTTACCTATGAAAAAATGAATGGTACAGGAATAGGATTATTTATGTCAAAATTAATAATTGAAAATAACATGAATGGAAGACTTTGGGTAGAAAATAAAAAAGATGGTGCACTTTTTAAAATTATTACTAACAAGTAA
- a CDS encoding WG repeat-containing protein, which yields MAKKILFLSSLLLLVFTGCSNSSENSLAIINENGKYGTLENNSEVIIKPIYDEMSSFDDVENKNIKTKHPNVLNFHWLHNYYGDEYTVVEYNKKYGIVNRKNEMVVKPIYDSISKLFNGFSIIKIDGKYGYMNKKFEVVQKPIFKNAREFFADATFVQSNANGKWGCITKNMDLKINDEYDEIYNYVDGFARTVKDGKWGYIDETCNVLAQPKYDYAFDFSKGFAKVILNGKTAYLNSKGKEITKSIFSRGENF from the coding sequence ATGGCAAAAAAAATACTATTCTTAAGTTCTTTACTATTGTTAGTATTTACAGGGTGTTCAAACTCTAGTGAAAATAGTCTAGCAATAATCAATGAAAATGGTAAGTATGGAACTTTAGAAAATAATAGTGAAGTAATAATAAAACCAATTTATGACGAGATGTCAAGTTTTGATGATGTAGAAAATAAAAATATTAAAACTAAACATCCAAATGTTCTAAATTTTCATTGGTTACACAATTATTATGGTGATGAGTATACTGTAGTTGAATATAATAAGAAGTATGGAATTGTAAATAGAAAAAATGAAATGGTTGTAAAACCAATTTATGATTCAATTTCAAAACTATTCAATGGCTTTTCAATTATTAAAATTGATGGTAAGTATGGATATATGAACAAAAAGTTTGAAGTTGTCCAAAAACCTATATTTAAAAATGCAAGAGAGTTTTTTGCAGATGCAACTTTTGTACAATCTAATGCAAATGGCAAATGGGGTTGTATAACAAAAAACATGGATCTTAAAATCAATGATGAATATGATGAAATTTACAATTATGTTGACGGTTTTGCAAGGACTGTTAAAGATGGTAAATGGGGTTATATTGACGAAACTTGTAATGTCTTAGCTCAACCAAAATATGATTATGCATTTGATTTTTCAAAAGGATTTGCGAAGGTTATTCTTAATGGAAAAACAGCATATTTAAACTCAAAAGGAAAAGAGATTACAAAATCTATTTTTTCTAGAGGTGAAAACTTTTAA
- a CDS encoding ankyrin repeat domain-containing protein, which produces MKKYLIGFSVATLIVLSGCSSKEVSTTSTASNSNKTVTGDNVTSLKHKDILTESSIHDAVRINDMKLVDFFINEKIDLNEKDKFGYTPLHLASRFNHFDIAEKLIKNGATVNSVDKYGDTPLIDSTRNGYTKMSKLLICNGAKRDVLDKYEMSPLHYASKTNDVLIAKLLRTENVESECKEPEKVAAPAEQFYNLITMDDYEIINDNTPKICGDVLDADVKQVQLSFDGGETITEGVINKDRWCAQVEKKMENGDYTAMAMAINSANQRGKAQDDLTIHVLNDLYNALKAEFEPDFEQWNAEIDEDTLTFRFKNPALMFTRGSSKISTNYKEILNSFFPRYVNILKDYSNEITSVHVEGHTSSRYRTAKTAEEKFEKNRILSQKRADKVLEYITGNSDNAVVENKGFIEKAFVADGKSSSQSVLNEDGTENYVLSRRVEFRIETDPNK; this is translated from the coding sequence ATGAAAAAATATTTGATTGGTTTTAGTGTTGCTACACTAATTGTTTTAAGTGGATGTTCTAGTAAAGAAGTTTCTACTACTTCTACTGCATCTAATTCTAATAAAACAGTTACTGGAGATAATGTTACAAGTTTAAAACATAAGGATATTTTAACTGAATCATCTATTCACGATGCAGTTAGAATTAACGATATGAAATTAGTTGATTTTTTTATTAATGAAAAAATTGATTTAAACGAAAAAGATAAGTTTGGTTACACACCTTTACATTTAGCTTCAAGATTTAATCATTTTGATATTGCTGAAAAACTTATTAAAAATGGTGCGACTGTTAATAGTGTTGATAAATATGGAGATACGCCATTAATAGACTCAACAAGAAATGGTTATACAAAAATGTCTAAATTATTAATTTGTAATGGCGCAAAAAGAGATGTATTAGATAAATATGAGATGTCTCCACTTCATTATGCTTCAAAAACAAATGATGTTTTAATTGCAAAGTTATTAAGAACTGAAAATGTTGAATCAGAATGTAAAGAACCAGAAAAGGTTGCAGCTCCTGCTGAACAATTTTATAATTTAATTACAATGGATGATTATGAAATAATTAATGATAATACACCAAAAATTTGTGGTGATGTTTTAGATGCTGATGTAAAACAAGTTCAATTATCATTTGATGGTGGAGAGACAATAACTGAAGGTGTTATCAATAAAGATAGATGGTGTGCCCAAGTTGAGAAAAAAATGGAAAATGGTGATTATACAGCAATGGCAATGGCAATTAATTCAGCAAATCAAAGGGGTAAAGCTCAAGATGATTTAACAATTCATGTATTAAATGATTTATATAATGCTTTAAAAGCTGAGTTTGAACCAGATTTTGAACAATGGAATGCAGAGATTGATGAAGATACTTTAACTTTTAGATTTAAAAACCCAGCATTGATGTTTACAAGAGGAAGTAGTAAAATTTCTACTAATTATAAAGAGATTTTAAATAGTTTCTTCCCAAGATATGTAAATATTTTAAAAGATTATAGTAATGAAATCACTTCTGTACATGTTGAAGGTCACACTTCATCTAGGTATAGAACTGCAAAGACAGCTGAAGAAAAATTTGAAAAAAATAGAATTCTTTCTCAAAAAAGAGCAGATAAAGTTTTAGAATATATAACTGGAAATAGTGATAATGCAGTTGTAGAAAATAAAGGTTTTATTGAAAAAGCTTTTGTAGCTGATGGAAAATCTTCATCACAATCTGTTCTAAACGAAGATGGAACTGAAAACTATGTATTATCTAGAAGAGTTGAGTTCAGAATAGAGACAGATCCAAATAAATAA
- a CDS encoding HlyD family type I secretion periplasmic adaptor subunit, with amino-acid sequence MENKETLLQETNLKTFNKDYNQSYTEASQKLKSKKKVGWFGKLYGLKDEEDEDLEFIYSNYAHANENPSKFSNLAFIFISIFIIGAITWAALAEIDELARGNGKVIPSDKIQRVQSLDGGIISEILVKEGEIVKQGTPLMKIDTTRFQATLEENKQEYLSLLAVRERLEIESRIDITKELPKINFPKEVVEDSSGYDKLEKNLLENRYKELKSSIRVLETQLGQKKQELKEIRNTIKNLKKSFLLIKEQKATIQKLVQRGVRSKYDLLNIEKEYTDVSAELEASLLSIRRSELAISEANNRISEKLNSFRAQASDELQKTASLINKFEAKLVGEEDKVAKTAILSPVDGIVKQLNFNTIGGVVKSGMDLIEIVPQSDILLVEAKIDPKDIAFINPSQKAIVKITAYDFSIYGGLVGKIVEISADSIVDENSKEDKSYYRVIVKTDKNYLERNGKKLPIIPGMIASVDIVTGKKTILDFILKPILKVKQDSLHER; translated from the coding sequence ATGGAAAATAAAGAAACATTATTACAAGAAACTAATTTAAAAACTTTTAATAAAGATTATAATCAATCTTATACTGAAGCTTCACAAAAATTAAAGTCGAAGAAAAAAGTTGGATGGTTTGGCAAATTATATGGCTTAAAAGATGAAGAGGATGAGGATTTAGAATTTATATATTCTAATTATGCCCATGCAAATGAAAATCCAAGCAAGTTCTCAAATTTAGCATTTATCTTTATTTCTATTTTTATAATTGGAGCTATAACCTGGGCTGCGCTAGCTGAAATTGATGAACTTGCTAGGGGTAATGGTAAAGTAATCCCTTCTGATAAAATCCAAAGAGTTCAATCTTTAGATGGTGGTATTATCTCAGAAATATTAGTAAAAGAAGGAGAAATTGTAAAGCAAGGTACTCCTCTTATGAAGATTGATACTACAAGATTTCAAGCAACATTAGAAGAAAATAAACAAGAATATTTAAGTTTATTAGCTGTTAGAGAAAGACTTGAAATAGAATCAAGAATAGATATTACAAAAGAGTTACCTAAAATAAATTTTCCAAAAGAGGTTGTTGAAGACTCTTCAGGTTATGATAAATTGGAAAAAAATCTATTAGAAAATAGATATAAAGAATTAAAGTCATCAATTAGAGTTTTAGAAACTCAACTAGGTCAAAAGAAACAAGAATTAAAAGAGATTAGAAATACAATTAAGAACTTGAAAAAAAGCTTTTTACTTATAAAAGAGCAAAAAGCAACCATTCAAAAACTAGTTCAAAGGGGTGTAAGGTCTAAATACGATTTATTGAATATTGAAAAAGAGTATACTGATGTTAGTGCGGAATTAGAAGCTTCATTATTATCAATAAGAAGATCTGAACTAGCAATATCTGAAGCAAATAATAGAATATCAGAGAAATTGAATTCTTTTAGGGCACAAGCATCTGATGAATTACAAAAAACTGCAAGCTTGATAAATAAATTTGAAGCAAAATTAGTTGGTGAAGAGGATAAAGTTGCTAAAACTGCAATTTTGTCACCTGTTGATGGAATTGTAAAGCAACTTAACTTTAATACTATTGGGGGTGTTGTAAAGTCAGGTATGGACTTGATTGAAATAGTTCCTCAAAGTGATATTCTTCTTGTTGAAGCAAAGATTGATCCAAAAGATATTGCTTTTATAAATCCTAGCCAAAAGGCTATTGTAAAAATTACAGCATATGATTTCTCAATTTATGGTGGGTTGGTTGGTAAAATTGTAGAAATCTCGGCGGATTCAATTGTAGATGAAAATTCAAAAGAGGACAAAAGTTATTATCGAGTTATTGTAAAAACAGATAAAAACTACCTTGAGAGAAATGGGAAGAAACTTCCAATTATTCCAGGGATGATTGCAAGTGTTGATATAGTAACTGGTAAGAAAACGATACTAGATTTTATTTTAAAACCTATTTTAAAAGTAAAACAAGATTCGTTACATGAAAGATAA
- a CDS encoding type I secretion system permease/ATPase gives MQDKNGIEQNFNNLKDRRRVDTLLECLLFLAKYHKRETSAESLKFNLPVHNRSLNIDMFVESATRIGLASKIVKRKITKLTKLALPSVLLLDNDRSCILLDYDEEEGLAKVIMPGLSSGETTIDLDKLNSEYTGELIIIKPEFNFNNRVEKEVLVENPKEWFWGTLFKNKGIYKQVIMVSLFINLFILATPLFTMNVYDRVLPNNAIETMWALFIGISLVMFFDFILKVLRSYFLGIASKRTDTLVANRIFNHVLNIKLDSKPASTGQFVSRLQSFETVREFFTSATIAAFVDFPFVIIFIGVIFYIGGPLAYITIATVIISLITSWYMQRPLKKLIEKSVKEEQIKQTTLIESVTGLEIIKSVRAQNRMRTNWDQSVNKTVHYADKGHFLSQSITFFTAFISQFSNIAIVAGGVYLAAEGEITMGAIIAAMILNGRVISPVSQLVGLLIRFDKTMLSLKNLDDVMKMPLEKEDKTYISRPNLKGEIILKNLNFSYKEQNHQTIKNLNLKINEGEKIAILGKIGSGKSTLLKLIMNLYEPTNGSVLIDGVDTRQIDPIDLRHAVGCVPQEPFLFMGTIKDNITIGEQYVSDEELINVSKIAGLDDFLGKHEAGFDLMVGERGEGLSGGERQSVTLARALVSNPSILMLDEPTNAMDRQTEKAFINKIEKIIGNKTLVIVTHKTSLLQLVDRVIILDDGQIAFDGSKEELFKTNLGGNNGK, from the coding sequence TTGCAAGATAAAAATGGCATAGAACAAAATTTTAATAATTTAAAAGATAGAAGAAGGGTAGATACTTTACTTGAGTGTTTACTTTTTCTTGCAAAATATCACAAAAGAGAAACCTCTGCTGAATCATTAAAATTTAATTTACCAGTTCATAATAGATCATTAAATATTGATATGTTTGTAGAGTCTGCTACTAGAATTGGGCTTGCAAGTAAAATTGTAAAAAGAAAAATTACTAAACTTACAAAACTAGCTTTACCTTCTGTTCTTTTATTAGATAATGATAGATCTTGTATATTATTAGATTATGATGAAGAAGAAGGACTTGCAAAAGTTATAATGCCAGGATTAAGTTCTGGGGAAACAACAATTGATTTAGATAAATTAAACTCTGAATATACAGGTGAACTAATAATTATAAAACCAGAATTTAATTTTAATAATAGGGTTGAAAAAGAGGTTCTTGTTGAAAATCCTAAAGAGTGGTTTTGGGGAACTTTATTTAAAAACAAAGGGATTTATAAGCAAGTGATTATGGTTTCACTTTTTATAAATCTTTTTATTCTAGCAACACCTCTATTCACAATGAATGTGTATGATAGAGTACTTCCTAATAATGCAATTGAAACAATGTGGGCTTTATTTATAGGAATATCTTTAGTTATGTTTTTTGATTTTATTCTTAAAGTTTTAAGATCTTATTTTTTAGGGATAGCAAGTAAAAGAACAGATACTTTAGTTGCTAATAGAATTTTTAATCATGTACTAAATATAAAATTGGATTCAAAGCCAGCTTCTACAGGTCAATTTGTAAGTAGATTACAATCTTTTGAAACAGTTAGGGAGTTTTTTACAAGTGCTACAATTGCTGCATTTGTAGACTTCCCATTTGTAATAATATTTATTGGTGTAATATTTTATATAGGTGGTCCTTTAGCTTATATTACTATTGCAACTGTAATTATTTCATTAATTACTTCTTGGTATATGCAAAGACCTTTAAAAAAATTGATTGAAAAATCTGTTAAAGAGGAACAAATTAAACAAACAACCTTAATTGAATCAGTTACAGGTTTAGAGATAATTAAAAGTGTAAGAGCTCAAAATAGAATGAGAACAAACTGGGATCAGTCTGTTAATAAAACTGTACATTATGCAGATAAGGGACATTTCTTATCTCAAAGTATTACTTTTTTTACAGCTTTTATCTCACAATTTTCAAATATTGCAATAGTTGCAGGAGGGGTTTATTTAGCTGCTGAAGGTGAAATTACAATGGGTGCTATTATTGCAGCTATGATTCTAAATGGTAGAGTTATCTCTCCTGTTTCACAATTAGTAGGTTTGTTAATAAGATTTGATAAAACAATGTTGTCTTTAAAAAATCTAGATGATGTTATGAAGATGCCCCTTGAAAAAGAGGATAAAACTTATATTAGTAGACCAAATTTAAAGGGTGAAATAATATTAAAGAATCTAAATTTTTCATATAAAGAACAAAATCATCAAACAATTAAAAATTTAAACCTTAAAATAAATGAAGGTGAAAAAATTGCAATTCTAGGGAAAATAGGTTCTGGAAAGTCTACATTATTAAAACTTATTATGAATTTATATGAACCAACTAATGGGTCTGTTTTAATTGATGGAGTTGATACTCGACAAATTGATCCAATAGATTTAAGACATGCTGTTGGATGTGTGCCTCAAGAACCATTTTTATTTATGGGGACAATTAAAGATAATATAACTATTGGTGAACAATATGTATCTGATGAAGAGCTTATAAATGTATCAAAAATTGCGGGACTCGATGATTTCTTAGGGAAACACGAAGCAGGGTTTGATTTAATGGTTGGGGAAAGAGGTGAAGGCTTAAGTGGAGGAGAACGACAATCTGTAACTCTTGCAAGGGCTTTAGTTTCAAATCCAAGTATATTAATGCTTGATGAACCAACAAATGCTATGGATAGACAAACAGAAAAAGCATTTATAAATAAAATTGAAAAAATTATTGGAAATAAGACATTAGTAATTGTTACTCATAAAACTTCACTTCTTCAATTAGTTGATAGAGTTATTATTTTAGATGATGGACAAATAGCTTTTGATGGATCTAAAGAGGAGTTGTTTAAAACAAATTTAGGTGGTAATAATGGAAAATAA